ACTTATCGAGGCTGGCATGGAGGCTGAGGAGGTTGTCGTGATGGGCGATGACGGCGCGCACTTCGAAGCCCTCGTGGTGGCTGAGGCGTTCGCGGGCAAGCGCACCCTGCAGCGCCACCAGATCGTCTACGGCACCCTAGGCGAGCGCATGGGGCGCGAGATCCACGCCCTCTCGCTGAAAACGCTCACTCGCGAGGAGCTGGAGCAGCAGCGACGTGACAGCTGAGGTAGGCAGACGAATCGAGCCTAGGCGGGCG
This DNA window, taken from Pseudomonadota bacterium, encodes the following:
- a CDS encoding BolA/IbaG family iron-sulfur metabolism protein, whose protein sequence is MHKDEIKRLIEAGMEAEEVVVMGDDGAHFEALVVAEAFAGKRTLQRHQIVYGTLGERMGREIHALSLKTLTREELEQQRRDS